A window of Thermosynechococcus sp. NK55a contains these coding sequences:
- a CDS encoding TolC family protein — protein sequence MGQQFICQQSSLLLGSLASVWIAMAAGAIAQPNPRATELLPLNPNPDPLYLPSHPAQVKIDLERPITLNEALELARRNNRQLQIIEAQLQQSRAVLRQAEAALYPSISLQLGISRTDSAAIRLQNAQLPPPLRVNSTSNTWTSTVQLGYNLFTSGQRDASIKAAQEQVRNAELDLQRQLEQLRQDVTNAYYNIQQAEALVRIGEAAVQNSQISLRDAIARERAGLGTQFDVLTAQVQLANNQQQLVQAQSQLQTAQRQLAQVLSLNDKVNVRAADPIRVVGEWQLSLEESIALAFRNRVELEQQLTQRNAALQQRRVALANLGPQLVAGGSFNTLDSLTDGVGPRWGYTVGGQLNLTLFDGGVSRASAAQQERAAAIAEAQYAAFRNLIRFQVEQAYYTLKSSQENIRTNEAAVRQATERLRLARLRFQAGIGTQAEVSNAETALIQAQSNLLSSTLDYNRAIAALQRFVSGLPLSSATTATP from the coding sequence ATGGGTCAACAATTCATCTGCCAGCAAAGCAGTCTGCTCCTGGGCAGTCTGGCCAGTGTTTGGATCGCGATGGCGGCGGGCGCGATCGCCCAACCCAATCCGAGGGCGACAGAGCTCTTGCCCCTCAATCCCAATCCCGATCCCCTCTATCTCCCCAGTCATCCCGCTCAAGTGAAAATTGATTTGGAGCGCCCCATTACCCTCAACGAAGCGCTTGAACTCGCTCGGCGGAATAATCGCCAACTGCAAATTATTGAGGCGCAACTCCAACAAAGTCGGGCAGTGCTGCGCCAAGCGGAGGCTGCTCTCTATCCCAGTATTTCCCTGCAATTGGGGATTAGTCGCACGGATTCAGCGGCGATTCGCCTGCAAAATGCCCAACTGCCGCCGCCGCTGCGGGTAAATTCCACTAGCAACACGTGGACCAGCACCGTGCAACTGGGCTACAACCTTTTCACCTCTGGGCAGCGGGATGCCAGTATCAAAGCGGCCCAGGAACAGGTGCGCAATGCTGAGCTGGATCTTCAGCGGCAATTGGAACAACTGCGTCAGGATGTTACCAATGCCTACTACAACATTCAACAGGCGGAAGCGCTGGTGCGCATTGGCGAAGCAGCAGTGCAAAACTCGCAAATTAGCCTGCGGGATGCGATCGCCCGCGAGCGCGCTGGCCTAGGCACACAATTTGACGTCCTTACAGCACAGGTGCAACTGGCCAATAACCAGCAGCAATTGGTGCAAGCCCAAAGCCAACTGCAAACGGCTCAACGCCAACTGGCACAGGTGCTCAGCCTCAATGACAAGGTTAATGTGCGCGCCGCTGACCCAATTCGGGTGGTCGGGGAATGGCAGCTTTCCCTGGAGGAGAGTATTGCCTTGGCCTTTCGAAATCGTGTGGAGTTGGAACAGCAACTGACGCAACGGAATGCGGCACTACAGCAACGACGGGTTGCCCTGGCAAACCTAGGCCCGCAGTTGGTGGCTGGGGGAAGTTTTAACACCCTGGATAGCCTCACCGATGGGGTCGGGCCCCGTTGGGGATATACGGTGGGTGGTCAACTGAACCTCACCCTCTTTGATGGGGGAGTCTCCCGTGCCAGTGCCGCCCAGCAGGAAAGGGCTGCTGCGATCGCTGAGGCCCAGTATGCCGCCTTTCGCAACTTAATTCGCTTCCAAGTGGAGCAGGCCTACTACACCCTCAAATCCAGTCAGGAAAATATCCGCACCAATGAAGCGGCGGTACGCCAAGCCACGGAGAGACTGCGCCTGGCTCGTCTGCGCTTCCAAGCAGGGATTGGCACCCAAGCGGAGGTGAGCAATGCCGAAACCGCTCTGATTCAAGCCCAGAGCAACCTGTTGAGTTCAACCCTTGACTACAACCGGGCGATCGCTGCCCTGCAACGCTTTGTCAGTGGGTTACCCTTGAGTTCTGCAACAACTGCAACCCCTTGA